The stretch of DNA CGGAATTCCCGGCCGGGTCGAGGCGCAAGAGATCACCGGGAATCACCGTCTCATGGAGAGTTTCATCCAGGACGGTGCCATCCTCCGGCAGGGATGGCTCGAAGCGGCGGCGGCCTATTCCCATTGGGGAGACGGCCATGATACCGAGCTCGGCGCCCGGGTCGCCTTTTCCTTCAAGGAGAGAGTGGAGGTGGGCGGTCAGTTCTTCTACCTCGACCGGACCCGCCCGGAGAACAGCGTGCTGTTCGGGGAGCGGCTTGCGTCGGACCTCAATGAAAACGGTCCCGGGGACCTGGACCTGTACGGCAAGTTCCGGTTCAGGACCGAGCCGCGCGATTGGAGCGCCGGGCTCCTCGTCAAGCTGCCCGGAGGGGATGATCGGGAGCGGCTCGGATCGGGCCGGACGGACTACGAGGCTTTTCTCGCCACGCGTCAGACCTTCAAGAAGTTCGCCTGGATCGGCAACGCCTCGCTGCGGCTGAACGGGGATTCCCGGACGCCGGGAGGGGGGAACGGCAAGCTTTCGGCCGCCCTCGGGGGGGGAGCCATCCTGAAGCTGTCGTACGCCTGGGCCCTCCTCGCCGAGATGCGCTACGAAACGAGGCGCTACGACGGCGGAGATGTCGACTTCCGGATCGTCCCGGCGATCGATTTCCGCCCCAACGAAAACCTGGCGCTCCGGCTGGGAGTGGGTTTCGGTCTCGCCGACGGCGCCCCCGACGAGGAAGGGACGTTCTCGATCGTCTTCCACTATTGAGGCGCCGCCGCGGCGCGGCCGACATTCGCCGCCGCCGGCCGCCGACGCTATGATCCTGCCGTCCGGCGCGATCCGCCCGCGAACCCCATCTCAGGAGATTGCGATGAAACCCCTGCCGGCCCTCGTCCTGCTCTCTTGCCTCGCCTCCATGGAAGCCTGGGGCAGGCCGTCCTCACCCGCCGAGGAGGAGGTCTTGGATGCACCGGGCGGCAAGCCGATCGCTATCCTGCTGCCGGGGGCCGAAACGATCCGAGGGGAGTCGAAGGAAGGCTACGTCCGCATCCGGCTGGAAGGCTGGGTGCGCGCGGCATCCGCCAAGGTCCCGGAGTCCGCGGTCAGCCCTCCGGCCAGCATCGACCTTCCGGCTCCCGCCGCGGCTTTGTCGGGAACGGTGGCGGTGCGCCTGGAATCGGGCGAGATTCGCTACGGCGCGGGAGCGCACGTGGCCGTGCTGGGCCCCGCGACGGAATTGGATCGGGCCTGGGCCGAGCTGAAGGAAGGCTACGAGAAGGATCAGGAGGAACTGACGAATCGGATCCTCGAGCTCGATCGCCAGGAGAAGCGGGCGCTGGCCAGCTCCGACAACTTCACTCAAGCCACCCAGAACCTCGATCGCATCCGGGCGGAGCGCCGCAGCGCGGGGAAGCAACGGGAGGCTTTGCGGGGACGATACGCGGGGCGCGCCGAAGAATTGTTCCGCCGTTTCCAAAGGGCGGAGGCGGCCGCAGATGCGGCGGGGCGCTATTCCATCGCGTTGCTGCCGGCGGGCGCCTACCGTATCCTGGGGACGATGACCACCGATCAGGGGGTCCGCCGGTGGTACGTTCCGGTGGAAGTGACGCCGAACGGGGGGGCGAGCCTCGACCTCCAGTCGGCGAACGCGGGGCCCGACCCATTCTTCGGCACGAAGTGAGGCCGTCGGAGCTGGCGCGCTGCCGGCAAAACATTATATTGACGCCGGACCCTCCCGGGAGGTCCCGGGCGACGCCTTTTCCGGCGGGAAAGGGAATCCATGAGGATCCGTCCTAAAGGCATTCTGGCCCTCGCCGCCGCGGCGGCTCTGCCAATCCTGTCCTTCGCGGCGACCCTAAGCGCGGAGACCCGGCCTTCCGAAACCACGGTGGAAGGCGTCTGGCGTCTGGAGAAGATCGTGCAGCCCACGGGATCGATCGAGACGCACGGCGGGTTCATCTTTCGCGAAGGCTATTACAGCACGACGGTGAACTTCAGCCAGAACGGCACGGAGACGAACATCTCGCAGTTCGGGACGTACGCTTTCGAGGGCGGGCGTCTTTCGCTTCTCCCGACGGTGCAGGTCTCGACCCGGGGCCAGACGGTCATCTACGACCCCGAGCCTCCTTTCAGCATGGAAATCTCGATTGTCGGGGATGAAATGAAAGGCGTGGCCCAGAAAGACGGGACCACGTTCGTTTTCAAGAGAATCCATTGAGATCCCTGCCGTTCGAGGAGTTCGAGGATCAGTTGCGCCGGCTGAGTCTGCGCACCCAAATCCCGTTCCAATCCCTGCCGGTCCTGCTGGGGGACATCGCGGGCGTGCTGATGCAGGAGGCGCGCACGACGCTTTTCGAAGAGCGGGACGAAGTGAGCGTGGATCCCCGTCTCGTCCGCGAGGAGCTCATCCGGATGGGCCATGCCGAAGAAGGGCTGGATCTCTACCAGGTCCGACTGCTCGTTGATTTCTTCATGGAAAGGATCGTCGATCCGGAGGCGTCGCGGAACTAGATTCGGATCCGGACGACCGTCGCCCCGCGCCCCCCCTCCCTTTCCTCAGCTTCCGAGAACCCCTCCACTTGAGGATGCGTCTTCAGGAAGCTGCGGAGCGCCGCCCGTAGCCTCCCGCTGCCCACCCCGTGGACAATCCGCGCGGGACTCAATCCGGCGAGCGCCAGCTCGTCCAGGTATTTGTCCAGAAGCTGCAGAGCCTCTTCGACCCGCTTGCCGACGAGATTGATCTCCGGCGAGGGCGCGGAAGGAGCGGGACGAGAGAGGCTCACGCCCCTGGGCAAGGGACGGTCGGGCGGCGAAGGGGCTTGCGGCGGCTCGAGATCCGCGACGGCGACCGACAGCCGTTTTCCGCCGGACCGGACGATCGCGCGGTCGCCTTCGAGGCGATCGAGGATTCCTTCAATGCGAAGGGAGGCGATCCGGACCGCGTCTCCGGCCTTCGGGGTCGCCGGCAGCGGCCTTTCCCGGGCCGGCGGGGGGAGGAGGTCGGGCGGCAGAGCGCGGCGGGCCTCCTCCAGCATCAGGCGTTCCTGGCGCTCGATTTCCCGCCTCAAACGCCGCTCCTCCTCCAGGTCGGAAAGGGCTTGGAGGTAGGCTTCCCACCGCTTGCGCAGCTGGGTGGAGACCTCCTCGAGGAGCTGGGCGAAGCGGGCTTCCCGATCGAGGGAGAGCCGGCGCGCCGCCTCCTGTCGGTCCTCTTCGCGCCGCGCCGCCGCCAGCGCCTCATCCCGAGCCTCGTGGATCCGCGTGTCGAGGTCCTTTTGGAGGGCCTGCAGGCGGGCGAGGTATTCCTCGAGCATCTCGCGATGCCGGGGAAGGAGCGAGCGCGCCTCCCGCACGATCTCCACGGGCACTCCGAGGCGCTCGGCGATGTCCAGCCCCCCGCTCCGGCCCGGCACCCCGGGGCGTAGCCGGAACAGGGGACTGAGCGACGATTCGTCGAACTCCATCGACGCGTTCGCGGTCCCCGGGGTCGCGGCCGCGAAGGCCTTGAGGGTCTGATGATGCGTCGTGGCCAGGACGACCGCGCCGTGTCTCCGGAAATAGTCGATGACCGCGGCTCCGAGGCAGGCTCCCTCCTCCGGATCGGTGCCGGTGCCCACTTCGTCGAGGAGGACGAGGGACGGGTCCTCGATCTGCCTCGCCATCTCGGAAATGTGCCCCATGCGGGCCGAGAAGGTGCTCAGGCTGTCCGGGATCGACTGATGATCTCCGATGTCGATCAGGATTCGCCGGAATACCGGAAGCCGGGCGGCCGAGGCGGGGACCTTCAGGCCGCTTTGCGACATCAAGGCGAGCAACCCGACCGTCTTGAGGGCGACGGTCTTTCCCCCCGTGTTCGGGCCGCTGATGACCAGCACGCGATGGGTGGCGGGCAGCGTGAGATCCAACGGAACGAGCCGGCGCCCCGAGCCTTCCAAGCTGCGCTCGAGGACGGGATGCCTCGCCTGCACGAGCGCCATACGCGAGGCATCGGCTCCCGGCGCCCCCTCCGTCAGGTCGGGATCGACGGCCTGCATCTCTTCGGCGAGGGCGGCTTTGGCCGCGAGGAGATCGGCTTCTCCGAGAAGCGCCGTGAGCAGCCGGAGATCGCCGGCGCGCGTTCTCAAGAGTCCGGTGAAGTCGAGCAAGATGCGTCGCTGCTCGACCTCCTCTTCTTCCTTCATGCGAACCAGGTCGTTGTTCAGCGGAACCGTGGAGAGGGGTTCCATGTAGACCGTGGCTCCGCTGGAGGACAGGGCGTGCACGATTCCCTCGACGAGGCTCTGACTGTCGATGCGCACGGGAAGAACCCGCCGGTTGTTGCGGAGAGCGACGAAGTCGTCCTGCAGGGCCCGCGCCATCTCGGGTTTCGAGGCGATCGAACGCAGCGCCTCCTCGAGGCGGGCCGAAATCGCCGTGATCCGCCGGCGCACTTGCGTCAATTCGGGGCTGCATCGATCCTCCAGATCTCCCGTGGCGGAGATTTTCCCGTCGAGATAGCGCAGGAGGTTACCGAGATCGGGGAAGCTCCGGCCGGACTCCCGGAGGCGCGGATGCTCTGAGCGTGCCAGGAGAGCGCGGACTTCCTGTCCCGTCCGCATGGCCTCGACGACGAGGAGAATCTCCGGGGCCGCGAGAAGCGATCCCTCGACCTCGAGACGCGCCAGCAGAGGACGGATGTCGGTGGGGAGGGATAGGGGGAGGAAGCCCGAGGTCTGCCGGAAGAGGACCATCTCGCGCGTCTCGTCCTGCAGAGACTGGACGTCGGCGCGTGAGGAGGAGGGCCTCAGGAGGGTAGCGGCCTCCCGTCCGTACACGCTCCGGCAGTGGAGAGCGAGCCGGTCCAGAATCGCCGGGAATTCCAAGGAGGACAGGGAGTTTTCGGTGGCGCCGGGGTTATCCACAAAATATTGTGTTTTTGCTTGACAAGACACCAAAGGTTGTATAAATTCCGGCCCGGATCGACCGGATCACCCCGTACCTCGCCGATCGGACGCGCGCCACGCGGGAGGGTGAGTGACACACCGCCGGTTCGGGCTCGGAATTATTCCCCGCCGCCATTATCTTGCCTGGTTGGACCGCTTCTCATTCCCGGAACTGCCCGTCCCCTCTAGAGTCCCCGAACCGCCGGCTGTCCAGTCGTGGCTCCCCTCTCCTGCGGGAAGCGGAAAGGCCACCTTCCGCCTCCCGGATCGACCCCGCTTCTGAAGCCTTTCACCGGGCAGTTCCGGGAAGTATCGTGCGCTGCGGCCTTGGCCGCCGGGATCGACCGCCGTATAATGATGAAGCCGTCCGCACTATAACACAGGGCTTCGAAGGGCAACGGGTTCCAGGAAGGGGGAGGGAGTGCGCGAATTCCAAGCAGTGCGCCCGGTGGCGCTTTTCGTCTTGCTGGCCCTTCTCGGGCCGATGCACGCCTTCACTCAGGAGAAGCCTCCGGTCAAGGCGGCCCCTCCCCCGCCGGCCGCCGAGGCGGGCACGGCGACGGGCGATATGGGGACGCTGGTGGTCCATCTCGCCGGGAACCGCAAGTTCTGCGTGGATCGCAACGAAGTCGGGGCGAAGCCGGGAACCGTCAAACCGCGTCAGGAGCGTAGCTCCCCGCTGGTGACGACGTTCGGATACAAGTACCAGATTTCGGCGAGCCGCCGCGGCACGAGCTCCATCATCAAGCTCATGGAATCGCCGACCACCCGCACCGCCTACATGCAGAAGCAGGCTCCCCGAAAATCCCTTCCCCAGCCGCGGCTCGCGACCCCCAAGGACCTCAAGGCGATCAATCGGCCTTTCGGGGGACAGGCCCAAATCGCGCGCTGGATCCCCGAATCCACCTGCACGACGCTGGCGGCCGACTACTCGTTCCCGCTGGCACCGGGACATTACGACATCTATCTGGGGTTCGACGTGCTCGTCAGCAGCGGGCAATGGCTGCCGCTGCAGAGCGACTACGTGACGGACGTGACGATCGACAAGGACCTGAGCACGCGCGTCGACGGCCGGGTGGATTACACGGACGGGGTCCGGACCGTCAAAATGGAATCGTCCCGCAAGCCCTCACCGCCCGCGAAGCGATGATCCCTTCACGGAGCGCCCGGGAGGAGCACCGACTCGTTTGAGTCGCCGACCGTCATCCCAGACCTCCGCGCCCCCGGATCCTCGCACCCTCCTTCGCTGCCTCCTGGTTTTCGCGCTCGCCGTGGTCGCGTACTCCAACACGCTGCGCAACGGATTCGTCTTCGACGATCGAATCCTCATCCAGCGGAATCCGCAGCTCCGCTCCGCGGAAGGGATGGGGCAGCTCTTCGTCTCGCCCTATTGGACGGGAGAAGGGCGAACGAACCGGCTCTATCGCCCGCTGACGGCTTTCTCCTTCGCACTGAACTACCGGCTGGGAGATTCCCCTTTCGGATTCCACCTGATCAACGCGCTGCTCCACGGGTGCGTCTCGGTCCTCGGGCTCCTGCTCGTGCTTCGGCTTTTCGGGC from Candidatus Polarisedimenticolia bacterium encodes:
- a CDS encoding Smr/MutS family protein, which translates into the protein MEFPAILDRLALHCRSVYGREAATLLRPSSSRADVQSLQDETREMVLFRQTSGFLPLSLPTDIRPLLARLEVEGSLLAAPEILLVVEAMRTGQEVRALLARSEHPRLRESGRSFPDLGNLLRYLDGKISATGDLEDRCSPELTQVRRRITAISARLEEALRSIASKPEMARALQDDFVALRNNRRVLPVRIDSQSLVEGIVHALSSSGATVYMEPLSTVPLNNDLVRMKEEEEVEQRRILLDFTGLLRTRAGDLRLLTALLGEADLLAAKAALAEEMQAVDPDLTEGAPGADASRMALVQARHPVLERSLEGSGRRLVPLDLTLPATHRVLVISGPNTGGKTVALKTVGLLALMSQSGLKVPASAARLPVFRRILIDIGDHQSIPDSLSTFSARMGHISEMARQIEDPSLVLLDEVGTGTDPEEGACLGAAVIDYFRRHGAVVLATTHHQTLKAFAAATPGTANASMEFDESSLSPLFRLRPGVPGRSGGLDIAERLGVPVEIVREARSLLPRHREMLEEYLARLQALQKDLDTRIHEARDEALAAARREEDRQEAARRLSLDREARFAQLLEEVSTQLRKRWEAYLQALSDLEEERRLRREIERQERLMLEEARRALPPDLLPPPARERPLPATPKAGDAVRIASLRIEGILDRLEGDRAIVRSGGKRLSVAVADLEPPQAPSPPDRPLPRGVSLSRPAPSAPSPEINLVGKRVEEALQLLDKYLDELALAGLSPARIVHGVGSGRLRAALRSFLKTHPQVEGFSEAEEREGGRGATVVRIRI